Genomic window (Thiosulfatimonas sediminis):
ACACCCATTAGCCTCTAAAGCTTGCAAAAAAATCGGTGCCATCGGCTGTGCCGCTTCGCCATACACCAAAAGCGCATCAATCCCAATTTTAGCGGCAAACTCAGCCACTTCGCGATGCCCAGCGGCACTGTATTCACCCAGTTCTGCCATCGCCCCCAAACACGCTATCGAACAGCCAGGTAAGGCGGCCAACGATGCCAATCCAGCCTTGACCGATTCAGGGTTGGCATTATAACTGTCATCCAATAATAGACCGCAATCAATTTGCGTCTGCTGCAAACGCCCAGGCACACCGCTAAACGCCTGCAAAGCGGCCAAAATTTGAGGCATTGCTAAACCGGCGGACAACGCAACCTGACAGACCGCAGCCGCATTCATTGCATTATGCTCACCCAAAACCGGCATCTGCACGCTAACCGCAGCTTGCTGTTCGGCTTGCAACTCAAATTGAATGGCCGCATTCTGCGTGTGCACTGCAGAATACGTCACCCTTGGCAACGCTGGATAGGGCACACTTAGTTGTTCTATGGCAAACAATTTCACCTGCTCAATACCAAGTGTTTGTGCTTTTTCGAGCCAAAAATCCAACCCTGGCATATCGGCATTAAAAATGGCCACTCCGCTCTCTGGTTTCAACCCTTCGATAATCTCGCCTTTGGTTTCAATCACCCCTTGCAGAGAACCAAATCCCTCCAAATGCGCGCCAGCAACATTGGTTATCACGGTAATATCCGGCTCAGCAATCTGAGTTAAATAACGAATTTCGCCGCGATGATTAGCGCCCATTTCAATAATGGCGTATTCATCGTCAGGACGCAGACATAACAAAGTGCGCGGCACGCCAAAATCGTTGTTTAAATTTCCCACGGTTGCCAACGTTTTACCCGCACGCGCAAAGACCTGCGCCAAAAGGGTTTTCGTGGTCGTTTTGCCATTGCTACCGGTGACCGCAATCAGTTTTTTTAACGGCATTTGGCGGCGGTGCCAACGTGCAAAATCCGCTAAAGCGAGACGTGTGTCAGCCACTAAAATGA
Coding sequences:
- a CDS encoding UDP-N-acetylmuramoyl-tripeptide--D-alanyl-D-alanine ligase; protein product: MQTFYWTEQQLVQAVNGEQLNPEVGARTFDKVSTDSRQVDAQTLFIALRGENFDAHQFLAQVVTAGAAVLLIAERSAWEALSVRLPLAQQPAVILVADTRLALADFARWHRRQMPLKKLIAVTGSNGKTTTKTLLAQVFARAGKTLATVGNLNNDFGVPRTLLCLRPDDEYAIIEMGANHRGEIRYLTQIAEPDITVITNVAGAHLEGFGSLQGVIETKGEIIEGLKPESGVAIFNADMPGLDFWLEKAQTLGIEQVKLFAIEQLSVPYPALPRVTYSAVHTQNAAIQFELQAEQQAAVSVQMPVLGEHNAMNAAAVCQVALSAGLAMPQILAALQAFSGVPGRLQQTQIDCGLLLDDSYNANPESVKAGLASLAALPGCSIACLGAMAELGEYSAAGHREVAEFAAKIGIDALLVYGEAAQPMAPIFLQALEANGCLDGQQSAAFSEHAALNEHLTHLLAQWMQQRGTPINILVKGSRSSRMEQVVQFLSARHHG